The segment TTATATCTTCAATTTGATCAATTAAAATTCCGCTCACAATTACATGACCACTAGAGCTAAGCACTTGTTCAAAGTCTGCTGCCAAACTTTTAATCACAGGAGCAAGAATATTGCAAACTAGCAAATCACCCTTAACTCCTTGTAACTCATTTGCTAGAGCATCTATTGAACCAAGAGAAAGCCGGAAATTTTTTAAATTTACTTGATTTATAACAGCATTCCTTCGTGCTGAGCTTATAGCCATAGGGTCTGTATCGACTGCAATAATCTCTTTTGCACCTAATCCAAGGGCAGCCAATCCCAAAATCCCACTACCACAACCTATATCCAGCACTCTTAAATCTTTGACAGAATATCTCTGGAGTGCCTCTAGGCACAGCCTGGTAGTAGGATGGTCTCCAGTGCCAAAAGCAGCTCCTGGATCAAGTTTTACAATAATTCTTTCGGAAAAGACTACGGGCAAGTCCATCCACGCAGGCAAAACTAAAAGTTCTTTTCCTATAGGACACGGCTCCCAATATTTTTGCCAAGATAAACTCCAATCTTCATGGGAGATTTTTTCCCAACAAGGGGCATCCAATTTAAAACCAAAAGACTTCGCAAGTGGTTTAAGAGATTCCACTAAACCATCTCTCTTTTTCTTTGACCATTTATTAGAAGGCAGCCATACAAATAAGACTAATTTATTATTTTGTTCGTTAGAACTTTCAATTGAATAAGCCTGAATAGAGAGATTTTGAAATTTCCAAATCAATGTCTCTTCAAGATCTTGAGGT is part of the Prochlorococcus marinus str. MIT 0919 genome and harbors:
- the prmA gene encoding 50S ribosomal protein L11 methyltransferase, translated to MFEFLQNYLWRLKLVIPQDLEETLIWKFQNLSIQAYSIESSNEQNNKLVLFVWLPSNKWSKKKRDGLVESLKPLAKSFGFKLDAPCWEKISHEDWSLSWQKYWEPCPIGKELLVLPAWMDLPVVFSERIIVKLDPGAAFGTGDHPTTRLCLEALQRYSVKDLRVLDIGCGSGILGLAALGLGAKEIIAVDTDPMAISSARRNAVINQVNLKNFRLSLGSIDALANELQGVKGDLLVCNILAPVIKSLAADFEQVLSSSGHVIVSGILIDQIEDITSFFASLGWQFIASNYQKNWALIHLCRSDT